From Pseudorca crassidens isolate mPseCra1 chromosome 15, mPseCra1.hap1, whole genome shotgun sequence, one genomic window encodes:
- the FAM217B gene encoding protein FAM217B isoform X1, whose translation MNAGPSWNKVQRPKNSRKRQSKSQVPHLSSQPKSSLGGCVPQPTEDKLKESISPEGNPKRSPLGYRCRGSSGNKLFLDFQTMKIIKEDAEEDSASDLSDSERIPVPPSPLTPPDLHLRAEEIDAAHFDLHPGQGPTQQPEYSYPDFLPAPCNSWDLRDMAVLLHSERRTEAVPRTGGLLGKYIDRLVQLEWLQIQTVQCEKAKGAKARPPTAPGTSGALKSPGRSKLIANALSRPQQEGPPKSGPSRKKNVHREEVHPSYYTCEASTKPLDVLNSSRLCSQKQTLDVQTEEKKKKSNKSSKLQHWDLSCGDSGDPKIKSSVNLRLPRQPAVIGDSTDTYKASRAPAHASLKQKGNANNCARATVSSEKKLKTNGVKQNTHKFKS comes from the coding sequence ATGAATGCAGGCCCCTCTTGGAATAAAGTACAGCGTCCAAAGAATTCAAGAAAAAGGCAGAGTAAATCCCAAGTCCCCCATCTCTCGTCCCAGCCGAAAAGCAGTCTCGGAGGATGTGTCCCCCAACCAACTGAGGATAAACTGAAGGAAAGCATTTCCCCGGAAGGAAACCCCAAAAGGAGTCCCCTTGGCTACAGGTGTCGGGGGTCCTCAGGGAACAAGTTGTTTCTGGACTTTCAGACGATGAAAATTATCAAAGAAGATGCTGAGGAGGACAGTGCCAGTGACCTCTCTGATTCAGAAAGAATCCCCGtccccccttctcccctcacGCCTCCAGATCTTCATCTTCGGGCCGAAGAGATCGATGCGGCTCACTTCGATCTGCACCCAGGGCAGGGTCCCACCCAACAGCCCGAATACTCCTACCCTGACTTCCTCCCGGCCCCGTGTAACTCCTGGGACCTGCGGGACATGGCTGTGCTCTTGCACTCTGAGCGCAGGACAGAGGCCGTGCCCAGAACCGGGGGGCTGCTGGGGAAGTACATCGACAGGCTTGTCCAGCTCGAGTGGCTGCAGATCCAGACTGTCCAGTGCGAGAAAGCAAAGGGGGCCAAGGCGAGGCCTCCCACTGCCCCTGGGACCTCGGGGGCTCTGAAAAGCCCTGGGAGGAGCAAGCTGATTGCCAACGCTCTGTCCAGGCCTCAGCAGGAAGGGCCTCCGAAGTCAGGCCCTTCACGAAAGAAAAACGTGCACCGTGAAGAAGTCCATCCATCCTATTACACATGTGAGGCTTCCACCAAACCCCTCGATGTGCTGAATAGCAGCAGACTGTGTTCTCAGAAGCAAACCCTCGACGTGCagacagaggagaagaaaaagaaatccaacaaGAGCTCCAAGCTGCAGCACTGGGATCTGTCCTGTGGGGACAGCGGCGACCCTAAGATCAAGAGTAGCGTGAACCTTCGCCTTCCCAGGCAGCCAGCGGTGATCGGGGACTCCACGGACACCTACAAGGCCTCCAGAGCGCCAGCACATGCAAGTCTTAAGcaaaagggaaatgcaaataattgTGCTCGAGCCACTGTATCCAGCGAGAAAAAGCTCAAAACAAATGgagtaaaacaaaacacacacaaattcaAATCATAA